One Marasmius oreades isolate 03SP1 chromosome 2, whole genome shotgun sequence DNA segment encodes these proteins:
- the RPL8 gene encoding 60S ribosomal protein L8, with translation MPKAKSGTGKKPAAAPFGASKATKAKKNPLFEAHSKNFGIGQDIQPTTDLTRFVKWPAYVRLQRQKVILNQRLKVPPAIAQFSHTLDKNTATQLFKLLNKYRPESKVEKKARLQATAAAVAEGKKEETKKPLFVKYGLNHIVALIEAKKASLVVIAHDVDPIELVVFLPALCRKMGVPYVIVKGKARLGTVVHKKTAAVVALQDVKSEDQRELATIVSAAKANFSDKYEEHRRQWGGGIRGNKSAQMLRKRAKASGQNVSAANVTKL, from the exons ATG CCCAAGGCCAAATCCGGAACTGGCAAGAAGCCCGCTGCTGCCCCCTTCGGTGCTAGCAAGGCAACCAAGGCCAAGAAAAACCCTCTCTTTGAGGCCCATTCCAAAAACTTCGGTATCG GACAGGACATACAACCTACCACCGACTTGACCCGTTTCGTGAAATGGCCTGCATACGTTCGCCTTCAACGTCAAAAGGTTATCCTCAACCAACGTCTAAAGGTTCCTCCCGCTATCGCCCAATTCTCCCACACCTTGGATAAGAACACCGCTACACAACTGTTCAAGCTCTTGAACAAGTACCGACCCGAGTCTAAGGTTGAGAAGAAGGCCCGTCTCCAGGCCACTGCTGCCGCCGTTGCTGAGGGAAAGAAGGAG GAAACCAAGAAGCCTCTTTTCGTCAAATATGGCTTAAACCATATCGTCGCCCTCATTGAAGCCAAGAAGGCATCTCTGGTCGTGATCGCTCACGATGTCGACCCCATTGAACTTGTTGTCTTCCTTCCTGCTCTTTGCCGTAAGATGGGTGTCCCGTACGTTATTGTCAAAGGCAAGGCGCGTCTCGGTACTGTCGTTCACAAGAAAACGGCCGCGGTCGTTGCTCTCCAGGACGTCAAGTCCGAGGATCAGCGTGAGCTCGCCACCATCGTAAGCGCAGCAAAGGCCAACTT TTCTGACAAATATGAAGAGCACCGTCGTCAATGGGGTGGAGGTATTCGTGGAAACAAGTCGGCTCAGATGCTTCGCAAGCGTGCGAAGGCCTCTGGTCAGAACGTTTCTGCTGCTAACGTCACCAAGCTTTAG
- the RPL8 gene encoding 60S ribosomal protein L8, variant 2 — MKHSAGLSADSARAPSGNYGTKFDQLLTRLHDQPKAKSGTGKKPAAAPFGASKATKAKKNPLFEAHSKNFGIGQDIQPTTDLTRFVKWPAYVRLQRQKVILNQRLKVPPAIAQFSHTLDKNTATQLFKLLNKYRPESKVEKKARLQATAAAVAEGKKEETKKPLFVKYGLNHIVALIEAKKASLVVIAHDVDPIELVVFLPALCRKMGVPYVIVKGKARLGTVVHKKTAAVVALQDVKSEDQRELATIVSAAKANFSDKYEEHRRQWGGGIRGNKSAQMLRKRAKASGQNVSAANVTKL, encoded by the exons ATGAAGCATAGTGCTGGGCTGTCCGCAGACAGCGCTAGAGCTCCGAGCGGCAACTATGGAACAAAATTCGACCAGTTGCTGACTCGTCTCCATGACCAGCCCAAGGCCAAATCCGGAACTGGCAAGAAGCCCGCTGCTGCCCCCTTCGGTGCTAGCAAGGCAACCAAGGCCAAGAAAAACCCTCTCTTTGAGGCCCATTCCAAAAACTTCGGTATCG GACAGGACATACAACCTACCACCGACTTGACCCGTTTCGTGAAATGGCCTGCATACGTTCGCCTTCAACGTCAAAAGGTTATCCTCAACCAACGTCTAAAGGTTCCTCCCGCTATCGCCCAATTCTCCCACACCTTGGATAAGAACACCGCTACACAACTGTTCAAGCTCTTGAACAAGTACCGACCCGAGTCTAAGGTTGAGAAGAAGGCCCGTCTCCAGGCCACTGCTGCCGCCGTTGCTGAGGGAAAGAAGGAG GAAACCAAGAAGCCTCTTTTCGTCAAATATGGCTTAAACCATATCGTCGCCCTCATTGAAGCCAAGAAGGCATCTCTGGTCGTGATCGCTCACGATGTCGACCCCATTGAACTTGTTGTCTTCCTTCCTGCTCTTTGCCGTAAGATGGGTGTCCCGTACGTTATTGTCAAAGGCAAGGCGCGTCTCGGTACTGTCGTTCACAAGAAAACGGCCGCGGTCGTTGCTCTCCAGGACGTCAAGTCCGAGGATCAGCGTGAGCTCGCCACCATCGTAAGCGCAGCAAAGGCCAACTT TTCTGACAAATATGAAGAGCACCGTCGTCAATGGGGTGGAGGTATTCGTGGAAACAAGTCGGCTCAGATGCTTCGCAAGCGTGCGAAGGCCTCTGGTCAGAACGTTTCTGCTGCTAACGTCACCAAGCTTTAG
- a CDS encoding uncharacterized protein (MEROPS:MER0003541) — protein sequence MVKARLIPFFVDSLFGFLILVLALEVALAKTGNSPNDQFTFKSEDHIRLQSIPSDDFTSLIHPQFPGHRVRIKKSNFCDPTVNVYTGYLDVNAGAKHLFFYFFESRRDPQNDDVLMWINGGPGCSSSLGLLMELGPCSIDMRKNASTGSNGTTWNPYGWNEAANVFFLDQPVGVGFSYADYGENIQTTEDAAKDVHAFISIFFETFKEFSGRALHLSGESYGGRYLPVFASEIYDQNQIAVKEGRAENVINLQSMIIGNGNTGVEYLYPGKYEIECGVAALEVPFQLINKCVRMKRALPRCQHALKAGCFDQFDLMNCRAAIDFCDNELSKPLRDSGRNPYDVSKMCVGSDLCYAENEMIAKYLDLPQTRELLGVSPHSPSNFSACSDAVGNGFDAHMDKYAIPTQYHVAALLDRGVRVLIYAGTYDWQCNWVSNKAWTDALEWGGAGTYVKEEMRVWAVDPDREAGEVKGNGFDAQNGKGGLAFVTIKGAGHMMSLFFSFFFLAA from the exons ATGGTGAAAGCCCGGTTGATACCATTCTTCGTCGATTCACTCTTTGGATTCCTTATTCTTGTCTTGGCCTTGGAAGTTGCTCTTGCGAAGACAGGAAATTCTCCAAATGATCAGTTCACGTTCAAAAGCGAAGACCACATACGTTTACAATCTATTCCATCTGATGATTTCACGTCCCTAATCCATCCACAATTCCCCGGACACCGTGTGCGCATCAAGAAAAGCAATTTCTGTGATCCTACCGTCAA CGTGTACACAGGGTATCTCGATGTCAATGCTGGAGCTaaacatctctttttctatttctttgAGAGTAGGAGAGACCCACAAAATG ACGACGTGTTGATGTGGATAAATGGAGGACCTGGGTGTTCGTCTTCCTTGGGGCTGCTCATGGAACTAG GACCCTGCTCAATCGACATGAGAAAGAACGCATCCACTGGCTCAAACGGTACGACTTGGAATCCTTACGGCTGGAATGAAGCTGCGAatgttttcttcttggatCAACC GGTCGGTGTGGGCTTTTCCTATGCAGATTATGGGGAAAACATTCAGACGACTGAAGACGCAGCGAAGGATGTTCATGCATTCATAAGCATCTTCTTTGAGACGTTCAAGGAGTTCAGTGGAAGAGCTCTTCACCTTTCGGGTGAATCGTATGGC GGACGATATCTACCGGTATTTGCCAGCGAAATTTATGACCAAAATCAGATTGCGGTTAAGGAGGGAAGGGCGGAAAATGTAATCAACTTGCAAAGTATGATCATAGGGAATGGGAATACTGGCGTGGAATA TCTTTACCCCGGAAAATACGAGATCGAATGTGGAGTGGCGGCTTTGGAGGTTCCATTTCAACTCATCAACAAGTGTGTTAGGATGAAGAGAGCT CTACCTCGATGCCAACATGCGTTAAAGGCAGGCTGTTTTGACCAGTTCGACCTGATGAATTGCCGTGCCGCCATAGACTTCTGCGATAACGAACTCTCGAAACCTCTACGGGATAGTG GAAGGAACCCCTACGACGTATCCAAA ATGTGTGTAGGTTCCGATCTATGCTACGCTGAAAACGAAATGATTGCGAAGTATTTGGACCTCCCACAAACTCGGGAGTTGTTGGGCGTTTCCCCTCATTCTCCTAGCAACTTTTCAGCATGTTCTGACGCCGTTGGGAACGGTTTTGACGCGCATATGGATAAATATGCAATTCCTACCCAATATCACGTCGCGGCATTGTTAGACAGAGGTGTGAGAGTGTTGATTTACGCTGGGACGTATGATTGGCAATGCAACTGGGTGTCGAACAAAGCGTGGACGGACGCTTTGGAGTGGGGAGGAGCTGGAACATATGTTAAGGAGGAGATGAGGGTTTGGGCAGTTGATCCGGACAGGGAAGCCGGAGAGGTGAAAGGCAACGGTTTCGACGCGCAAAACGGTAAGGGAGGACTAGCCTTTGTTACGATCAAGGGAGCGGGACATATGATGAgtctctttttttcttttttttttttggcagCGTGA
- a CDS encoding uncharacterized protein (BUSCO:EOG09263NXM) produces the protein MIPTRIRLLSRSFTTFTNEKPWYITTPIFYPNASPHIGHLYSLVTADIFARYHRLENPDRPVHFVTGTDEHGSKIQKAAMMRGMEPRTFCDEISEHFRRLAKGANISHTTFIRTSEERHLNTVHHVWRQLESKNLIYRGTYTGWYSITDECFYTDSQVIHPSPQSEESTPISKETSSPVEFTQETNYMFRLSSLQDKLLSHFLANPDFIYPSNYPEDIIHSLKNEPLQDISISRPRSRVKWGVEVPGDPEHTVYVWVDAVLSYLTGIGYPWNGVRKHEDMGGWPVDLQVIGKDIVRFHAIYLPAILLALELPLQTRILAHAHWTSSQKKMSKSLGNTTDPFQAIEEFGLDSVRWYLTRVGGKFRDDVDWSHDQLSKHHKEFQSLLGNFFLRVTSNTILKRVQDAQTMLKQADTDQAVPISNQETKNWFQDMVSLQQETNKYRAAYADLLEATTVLPDKITQNLRKLDVADAMEEIVDVLRIANRSLSDVAPWSPSSSSCAALVTAEACLETLRVVGICLQPFAPDVAGRLLDALGVEERTWMASKKRGTLNVHDVKGVKLFRNEKDRVL, from the exons ATGATACCCACCCGTATTCGCCTTCTCTCTCGCTCATTCACCACTTTCACAAACGAAAAACCCTGGTATATAACCACACCCATATTCTACCCCAATGCCTCTCCACATATTGGTCACCTCTACTCTTTAGTAACAGCAGACATTTTCGCCAGGTACCACCGCCTCGAAAATCCAGACAGACCAGTTCATTTTGTCACGGGTACGGATGAACATGGGTCCAAGATTCAGAAAGCTGCAATGATGAGAGGAATGGAGCCCAGGACCTTTTGTGACGAGATTAGTGAACATTTTCGT AGGCTTGCGAAGGGGGCGAATATCAGTCATACGACGTTCATACGGACAAGTGAAGAGAGGCATCTAAATACTGTGCATCACGTTTGG CGGCAACTGGAATCCAAAAACCTCATTTACAGAGGTACTTACACGGGCTGGTACTCCATTACCGATGAATGCTTCTACACCGACTCCCAAGTCATCCACCCTAGCCCTCAATCCGAAGAATCCACCCCAATCTCAAAAGAAACCTCCTCACCCGTCGAATTCACCCAAGAAACAAACTACATGTTTCGTTTGTCTTCGTTACAGGACAAACTTCTTTCCCATTTCCTTGCAAATCCCGACTTTATATATCCTTCTAACTACCCGGAAGACATCATACATTCTCTCAAGAACGAACCACTCCAGGATATCTCGATTTCGAGGCCCAGGTCGAGAGTAAAGTGGGGTGTGGAGGTTCCAGGTGACCCGGAGCACACAGTATATGTATGGGTGGACGCGGTGTTGTCATACTTGACTGGGATCGGCTATCCCTGGAATGGCGTTAGGAAGCATGAGGATATGGGAGGATGGCCAGTGGATCTTCAAGTCATTGGAAAGGACATTGTTAG GTTCCATGCAATCTACCTCCCCGCTATTCTCCTAGCCCTGGAATTACCGCTACAAACACGAATCCTTGCACACGCACATTGGACCTCATCGCAGAAAAAGATGTCGAAGTCTCTGGGAAACACAACAGACCCTTTCCAGGCCATTGAGGAGTTTGGTCTCGACTCGGTGAGGTGGTACCTAACGAGAGTAGGAGGGAAGTTTCGAGACGACGTTGACTGGTCCCACGACCAACTGTCGAAACACCACAAAGAGTTTCAATCTCTCCTTGGGAATTTTTTCTTAAGGGTCACTTCGAACACGATATTGAAACGCGTCCAGGATGCTCAGACGATGTTGAAGCAAGCTGACACTGACCAGGCCGTACCCATCTCCAATCAAGAGACAAAAAATTGGTTTCAAGATATGGTCTCCCTGCAACAGGAAACGAATAAATACAGGGCAGCATACGCTGATTTGCTTGAAGCGACCACTGTTCTACCGGATAAAATAACGCAAAACCTGAGGAAACTGGACGTTGCCGACGCCATGGAGGAGATCGTGGACGTGTTGAGGATT GCAAATCGATCCCTAAGTGATGTCGCTCCCTGGTctccttcttcgtcttcatgcGCCGCATTAGTGACGGCTGAAGCATGTCTCGAAACCCTCCGAGTTGTCGGAATTTGTTTGCAGCCTTTCGCACCGGATGTCGCTGGGAGACTGTTAGATGCACTGGGTGTGGAGGAGAGAACGTGGATGGCGTCAAAGAAGCGAGGGACACTCAATGTGCACGATGTGAAGGGCGTTAAACTGTTCCGTAATGAGAAGGATAGGGTATTGTAG
- a CDS encoding uncharacterized protein (BUSCO:EOG09265KSE), protein MEGWTGKYVDPKKAANSWRPKSGSMSPGLRRARQPFLVKNTITGILLGAFAVGVYAYSIRAVKQDDFDDIDEEVKAKPEKERQEREGDRIMQGVLSLDEEKEVMNKAAAFVVNRARAGTSTGASHTTLGDVDIARSIVDEIVTEHVTATTTRYPGLLVGSTLDTRFPWLLDPIGKTLVWGAPPIDHLGRVWQRRS, encoded by the exons ATGGAGGGTTGGACCGGGAAATATGTTGACCCAAAGAAGGCAGCAAATAGCTGGAGGCCTAAGTCTGGT tcaatgtcGCCCGGCTTACGCCGCGCTCGTCAACCATTTCTCGTAAAGAACACAATCACCGGTATCCTCTTAGGGGCCTTTGCAGTCGGTGTTTATGCCTACTCTATCAGAGCTGTGAAGCAGGATGACTTTGATGATATCGATGAAGAAGTCAAAGCGAAACCAGAGAAAGAACGGCaggagagagagggagatAGGATAATGCAGGGTGTACTCAGTCTGGACGAGGAAAAAGAAGTTATGAACAAGGCCGCTGCTTTTGTCGTCAATCGTGCGCGAGCTGGAACTTCAACCGGTGCAAGCCACACCACATTGGGGGATGTTGATATCGCGCGTTCAATAGTGGACGAGATTGTTACTGAACATGTAACGGCCACAACGACGCGATATCCAGGATTATTGGTGGGCTCGACGTTGGACACACGCTTCCCATGGCTTCTTGATCCAATTGGGAAGACATTGGTATGGGGAGCCCCGCCCATAGATCACCTGGGCAGAGTGTGGCAGCGAAGGTCGTGA
- a CDS encoding uncharacterized protein (BUSCO:EOG09260ZG2) has protein sequence MTKSNARSASPTSEAPLVKKLKTAHTTPSASAEGVTSAFAPGVLDYQNISRLHKEYEESQPFHYAIVETLFQDDLLKNVKDECLSELSFTTKETDIYKVNQTGDLASLNYLTDSEISLLPNILKLRNALYSNAFRSFLRSVTGCGPLSGVKQDMSVNSYTKGCHLLNHDDVIGTRRVSYILYMPLPHYQVWPSSYGGALELYPVRPGPDGTLEPENIPSKSIAPSWNQFIFFEVQPGRSFHSVEEVVVGEGGEDGRERLSISGWFHAAQEGEEGYEPEKEPEMKSSREQLAASQTVFNTYSSSPEEEASSVHDISSLSSEHIACLTEYLNPVYLQPRTLQALAARFVNESSLELHSFLSNDLAKALEPRLRGVDAVDGLGPSRENKIPPHSSGVGGSSPWSIKGPPHKHRYCTLLPPSPSAPATCITPLSANPSLSGILRVLQDELFPSEAFRAWLAVVTRLLPVGHAVEARRFRPGLDYTLATSEESEARLDVVLGLTPEADDNEKETSGGRRRVSNPEKSVRGWAAAEWGGWECYMAPHNEEDDPAVYRAGTYKNSDGLANGSHKDTNGHITNPAISVDSNGNGKRKEVERNSPHPPKCDADGDIELEDVEHEEEDEMEDDSTLLTVQPGFNRLLLVLRDERVMRFVKYVSAAAEGSRWDVCAEYEVGMIKEDDGDDELGEAIVQ, from the exons ATGACCAAGTCCAATGCACGGTCAGCTTCCCCTACTTCAGAAGCACCTCTCGTTAAAAAGCTCAAGACAGCTCACACAACACCCTCGGCAAGTGCAGAGGGCGTTACCTCCGCTTTCGCTCCTGGTGTGCTAGATTATCAGAATATTTCGAGGCTACATAAGGAATACGAAGAAAGTCAACCTTTTCACTACGCTATTGTTGAAACTTTGTTCCAAGACGATCTCTTGAAGAACGTGAAGGACGAGTGTCTATCAGAGTTGAGTTTTACAACGAAAGAGACGGACATTTACAAG GTCAATCAAACGGGCGATCTTGCTTCACTGAACTACTTAACAGACTCTGAAATCTCGCTCCTTCCTAATATCCTCAAGTTGCGCAATGCTCTCTACTCGAACGCGTTCCGATCCTTTTTACGTTCTGTCACCGGTTGTGGTCCTCTCTCAGGTGTAAAACAAGACATGTCGGTCAATTCATACACGAAAGGATGTCACCTTCTCAACCATGACGATGTCATTGGTACACGTCGCGTGTCCTATATCCTCTACATGCCTCTTCCGCACTACCAAGTTTGGCCGTCCTCATACGGAGGCGCGCTAGAATTATACCCAGTTCGACCTGGTCCGGATGGCACATTGGAGCCAGAAAACATACCGTCGAAGAGTATTGCTCCAAGCTGGAATCAGTTCATATTTTTCGAGGTTCAGCCTGGAAGGAGTTTCCATTCAGTGGAGGAGGTGGTTGTCGGCGAAGGAGGTGAGGATGGACGGGAGAGACTGAGTATCAGCGGATGGTTCCATGCTGCTCAGGAGGGTGAGGAGGGCTACGAACCTGAAAAAGAACCAGAAATGAAGAGTTCCAGAGAGCAGTTG GCGGCAAGTCAAACTGTTTTCAACACATATTCTTCATCCCCAGAAGAGGAAGCATCGTCTGTTCACGATATCAGTTCTCTCTCCTCCGAACACATTGCTTGCCTCACCGAATACCTCAACCCTGTATACTTACAACCTCGCACCCTCCAAGCACTCGCTGCTAGGTTTGTTAACGAATCATCGCTAGAGCTTCACTCGTTTCTTTCCAATGACCTCGCTAAGGCTCTCGAACCACGTTTGCGCGGCGTCGATGCCGTTGACGGTTTGGGTCCCTCTCGCGAAAATAAAATCCCCCCTCACAGTTCTGGTGTCGGTGGTTCAAGTCCGTGGTCCATCAAAGGTCCTCCGCACAAGCACCGATACTGCACCCTTCTTCCGCCCTCCCCTTCTGCTCCTGCGACGTGTATAACACCGCTATCTGCGAATCCGTCTCTCTCAGGAATATTGAGGGTCTTACAAGACGAGCTGTTTCCGTCGGAAGCATTCAGAGCATGGTTAGCGGTTGTGACGAGGTTATTACCTGTCGGTCACGCAGTCGAGGCGAGAAGGTTTAGACCGGGGTTGGACTATACTCTCGCAACGAGTGAGGAATCAGAGGCGAGGTTGGACGTTGTGCTCGGACTGACGCCGGAGGCTGACGACAACGAAAAGGAGACTTCAGGAGGTAGAAGGAGGGTTAGTAACCCCGAAAAATCGGTAAGAGGCTGGGCTGCTGCTGAGTGGGGTGGTTGGGAG TGCTACATGGCCCCTCACAACGAGGAAGACGATCCTGCCGTTTATCGTGCGGGAACGTACAAAAATTCCGATGGACTCGCAAACGGTAGTCACAAGGATACAAATGGTCACATCACGAATCCAGCTATCAGTGTCGATTCAAATGGAAATGGGAAGCGGAAAGAAGTGGAAAGAAACTCACCTCATCCTCCAAAATGCGACGCCGATGGCGACATCGAACTGGAGGATGTTGAacatgaggaagaggatgaaatgGAGGACGATAGCACGCTGCTCACGGTACAACCTGGGTTCAACAGACTGCTATTGGTATTGAGGGATGAAAGAGTGATGAGATTTGTCAAATATGTGAGTGCGGCGGCGGAGGGGTCACGGTGGGATGTGTGTGCTGAGTATGAGGTtgggatgatcaaggaggaTGATGGCGACGACGAGCTGGGGGAAGCGATAGTGCAGTAG
- a CDS encoding uncharacterized protein (BUSCO:EOG092645U1), protein MSSSPSSSFLLEPPTKRKRAEPQSDDNSDSTTSSSESEAEDATLPLSHAEKRRRKRKERLAQTKGKELKEPLSKKRKLADGTASSTNTEGKPQRQNSVWVGNLSFKTTPADLRTFFDGVGEITRIHMPMKPGTRPGMKGENRGFAYVDFATSDSKMVAITLSERHLTGRKLLIKDGDDFTGRPASPSVEGPENETSAVKGKTLSKTARKILNVQKQPPAPTLFIGNLGFETTEDQIKELLEAHRKKSKKEKDRKVEAAGEGDEIKTTNENEPWIRRVRMGTFEDSGLCKGFAFVDFSSVDNATSTLINPRNHHLNGRNLVVEYASAGAVRRGPNKQHVGGGEGKQKPSKPRDRATGRPRSRPEHKPSEKDTSYSITEASGTDSQVQIDVHEEAADTGHEQRPRKGTDGPRQKGPRHRPKPGAALAQAKRQSAAIVPTTGKKIVF, encoded by the exons atgtcttcctctccctcatcctccttccttctcgaGCCACCTACAAAACGTAAACGAGCAGAACCTCAATCGGACGACAATTCTGATAGTACAACCTCGTCTTCGGAATCCGAAGCTGAAGATGCAACTTTACCTCTATCGCACGCCGAGAAACGACGGcggaaaaggaaggaaaggctAGCACAaacaaagggaaaggaactaAAAGAGCCACTATCCAAGAAGCGCAAACTTGCAGATGGAACTGCCTCCTCTACAAATACAGAAGGAAAACCGCAAAGGCAAAACTCAGTATGGGTTGGGAATTTGTCGTTCAAAACAACTCCTGCGGATCTGCGAACATTCTTTGATGGTGTTGGAGAAATAACGCGGATTCATATGCCCATGAAACCTGGGACGAGACCGGGAATGAAGGGAGAGAATCGTGG GTTCGCCTATGTTGACTTTGCTACATCTGATTCAAAAATGGTTGCCATCACCCTATCCGAAAGGCATTTAACCGGTAGGAAACTTCTTATCAAGGACG GAGACGACTTTACCGGGAGACCTGCCAGCCCGTCGGTCGAAGGTCCTGAAAACGAAACTAGTGCTGTCAAAGGAAAAACGTTGTCCAAAACTGCCCGAAAGATCCTGAACGTCCAGAAACAACCGCCTGCGCCAACCCTGTTCATCGGTAATCTGGGTTTCGAAACCACCGAGGATCAAATAAAAGAACTCCTCGAAGCGCACAGGAAGAAAtctaagaaagaaaaagacagaAAAGTTGAAGCAGCGGGTGAGGGAGATGAAATCAAGACTACAAACGAAAACGAGCCTTGGATACGAAGAGTCCGAATGGGCACGTTTGAGGACAGTGGACTATGCAAAGG ATTCGCTTTCGTGGACTTTTCAAGCGTAGACAACGCCACTTCTACCCTAATTAATCCTCGGAATCATCACCTGAATGGACGTAACCTCGTCGTTGAGTATGCTTCTGCGGGTGCTGTCAGAAGAGGGCCCAACAAACAACACGTAGGCGGCGGGGAGGGCAAGCAAAAGCCATCGAAACCTCGCGACCGTGCTACGGGGAGACCACGTTCACGTCCGGAGCATAAACCCTCCGAGAAGGATACCTCTTATTCGATAACTGAAGCGTCTGGGACGGACTCTCAGGTCCAGATCGATGTACATGAAGAGGCGGCTGATACAGGTCATGAACAGAGGCCTAGGAAGGGCACTGATGGCCCGCGGCAAAAGGGACCGCGTCACCGACCGAAGCCTGGTGCTGCTCTTGCTCAAGCTAAACGTCAGTCTGCGGCCATTGTTCCTACGACAGGAAAGAAAATTGTCTTCTAG
- a CDS encoding uncharacterized protein (BUSCO:EOG09262UTQ), producing the protein MSNDGKVRVRGLSIFRPIIYGNTATLLTTEDRKGGNIPPDHTHKWTVAVRSAASAPDSDIVGGADDLSYFIKRVTFKLHDTYTNATRNIDKPPFEVSETGWGEFEIQIRILFITEAGEKPMVLYHHLKLHPWTVTGEPEIPPPEVALKMGPVHSWQYDEVVFNDPFQNFLNILTAHPPTPLPTVKKRPVPFHLANPGSLEASRGGIPEFTRLMEKEEAARLEDAKKKVAAEQERWRNILIEKEKELEQLRRRVNNS; encoded by the exons ATGTCCAACGACGGAAAAGTCCGCGTTAGA GGCTTGAGCATATTTCGACCCATCATCTACGGAAACACAGCAACTTTGTTGACAACggaggatcgaaaagggGGCAATATACCACCAGATCATACACACAAATGGACCGTGGCCGTACGAAGTGCTGCTTCAGCACCTGATTCAGATATCGTTGGCGGTGCGGACGACTTGAGTTACTTCATCAAAAGGGTTACGTTCAAGTTACATGATACCTATACCAATGCAACGCGAA ATATTGACAAACCGCCTTTCGAGGTCTCAGAAACAGG ATGGGGCGAGTTTGAGATCCAAATCCGTATTCTTTTCATAACAGAAGCTGGTGAAAAACCAATGGTTCTATATCACCATCTCAAACTACATCCATGGACCGTCACTGGTGAACCAGAAATACCACCGCCCGAAGTTGCATTGAAGATGGGCCCTGTTCATTCCTGGCAGTACGACGAGGTGGTCTTCAATGACCCCTTCCAGAACTTCCTGAACATTCTTACCGCACATCCTCCCACACCGCTACCGACTGTCAAAAAGCGACCAGTACCCTTTCACCTGGCAAATCCGGGTTCATTGGAGGCCTCAAGAGGCGGGATTCCGGAGTTCACAAGGTTGATGGAAAAGGAGGAAGCAGCACGGCTTGAAGATGCGAAGAAAAAAGTGGCAGCAGAGCAAGAGCGTTGGCGAAATATACTCatcgagaaggaaaaggagctGGAACAACTGCGGCGTCGGGTAAACAACAGCTGA